From the Oncorhynchus kisutch isolate 150728-3 linkage group LG27, Okis_V2, whole genome shotgun sequence genome, the window AGCGTTAGCTTTCTCTCTTCCCACATGTAGTAACCTATCTAACATCAACCGCCACTGTTAGTGTACACCACGCGCTAACCGGTTGCTCCACCGGAGCTCCAGACATGTTTTACGGTGTACACCGATACAGTTGAAACAACTCCACACATTGAAAGTGATAATTCTAGAATGAGTCTCATTCTCAGCGTCTGGTTCTGACTCCACGGTTGAAAGACAGaggtcactagatggccatgctaaactgtcacgttctgtctttgttttagtatggtcagggcgtgagttgggtgggtggtctatgttcgtttttctatgatttgctatttctgtgtttggcctggtatggttctcaatcagaggcagctgtcaatcgttgtccctgattgagaaccatatttaaggagcctgttttctattgtgtttcgtgggtgattgttttctgttgtgtgtctgcaccagccagaactgttttcggttGTTTCTCTTTGGTATTTTTGTTGTTTCCGTGTTCATttgaataaatatggacacataacacgctgcaaattggtccgatctctcttactcctcatcagaggaagacgACGAAAATTACATAAACTGGATAATAGTGTCAATATGGTCAGATTTGATGAGTAGGTACTAGGTAGAGCTTGTTCTTTATCAAATAGGGTAAGAGGTCAAATTCAGGGTAAGGTTATAGTTCAGGTTTGGGGTTAATAGCATTTGTGTAACATTTGTGTCTATCCATCTGTCCTTTCTAGCATGGCCTGATGTGACGATCATGGAACTTATGGGTCATATAGGTCATTAGTTGTGGAACAAAGTGACTAATAACCACAGCTAGAGGTCAGCAGAAAACGTCACCTTTAACATCAATACCTGCTTTTCTTAACTTACCCCTCTTAATCATTGGAATGCGTTGCTTTTATGTAACTTTTTTCACTTATAGTATTGTAAAGTGCTGCTTATCCATTGCTAATGTCTAGCGCGCACCAGGGGGATGCATGGCAGCCATTTTGCACCAGAACCCTCCCCACATGTTGGCTATCACATTGGATGACAGAGGACAACAAATCGGCCATTTAAAACTAGTATTTTATTAAGAAACATTATACATTGTTTCGGCATACTGGCAAATAGCCAGCAAGGTAACACACAATCACAATCATCAAATTCACCGTGGAAGTAAATTCGATTGAATCATTCATAAATATATAAAGATATTCATTAAAGTGACATAAATGTTATAATAGCTACATATTGAAAATATTCAAACATTCAAAGTCAATAGTCGGCTGTACTAGGAACTGGAAGATTCTATGTCCTTCTACGTCTTGTGGTGAGTTGTTGACCATTGAGAAGCAATTTTGGGGTGGCGAGCTGAAAATGTTGTTTTGTGAGGGTTGTTGTTGGCTGGTTGTGCgatagtggtggttgtagtagaagtagtagttgaGGTGATGTGCTGTTTTTGCAGTGTGTGAGACTTGTTCTTCTCGTTCAGGTACTGCATGGTTCTCTGTGCCCAGGGGTTGGAAGTGTCAGAGCAGATTCGTAGGCCTTTCACTGTGACAAACCTGGGGAAAGaacagttttttttaaaactattaGACCAGTCACAATACGCGCTCAAAACAGTCATGCTTTCTATGAACCAACTGTCTATCTgggtataatgcattatgaatgCATTCATATACTGCATTCACAACAGCTGAAATAAGTaagggataatcaatggaaaatgAACAATGTGAAAAGTGTGTTCCACGACCCGCTAGCGGAGTGAAACTAACCTTCCacagttgcattattttccagagagaacgcatagagccccgagttgattatgccttttataccatggctataatttaacacatttgccgcTAGAGATGTGTTCATTTGCAGGtaaaaatgtgttcaacatccactgacgTAGCAAGTTTACTCGATAGCTACTGTAGTTGCCTTGGTCGtcaaacaaacagacttgctagtttagctaaccacaccatcagtcctagcttgctattcTTAATATcgaattcaacaatgccaatGATGTTATGAGCACTTACATCACTGCCTTTATGTTACACATGGCTGTGTCCTGTAGGTAGTAGGAATCGATCAGGTTGCGGCGCACCATAGTGCCTTTAATCTTCAAACAGCAGGAGATTACTGATCCACCGGCtacaagagagagaagagttgTATTATCAtgttcatcatcaccatcatccatGTCCACTGTACTTATAAAGCATGACGTCATTTTCTTCCCCTTGAATTTCCATCGTCATCAATTTGCTTCCTATGCTAAGAACAAACATCTTGAGTGGAATCTAACACTATCTAACCAAATGCATgatcacagaacacacacacaccttgagccGAAGTGGTGGACATCAGTAGAGCGGTGGTGAAGAGAAGCGGGAGAGCGAGGAGGGCCTTCATTCTGCCTGTATCACTGACTCGGAGTCTGCAGTCAGATGTGTCACGCTCACCAGAACTGTAGCTCTTATTAAGCCCACCAACCTCATACGCAGAGACACAACATACCCATATGTATGCAAATACTTTTCCTACACTCAGAGAGCATCACAGACGGGTTTCCTCCCACAAGAACCCCCTAACCATGAGGACTGACTCCCCCGCTATCACTTTCTCATCACTGGTGACTTAGCGGGTTTCCATAGCGGTGGTGAGTGACACTACTCTAGCCATAGATTTCTAGTTCTGACTGTAGTACTGAGAGGCTGGTTTAATGCATGTCTATGTGGACACAGAGGGAAGCGCTGTGTTTTGGTTAAGAAATGGCATGATAACATG encodes:
- the LOC109872015 gene encoding eotaxin, whose translation is MKALLALPLLFTTALLMSTTSAQAGGSVISCCLKIKGTMVRRNLIDSYYLQDTAMCNIKAVMFVTVKGLRICSDTSNPWAQRTMQYLNEKNKSHTLQKQHITSTTTSTTTTTIAQPANNNPHKTTFSARHPKIASQWSTTHHKT